A genomic window from Lycium barbarum isolate Lr01 chromosome 4, ASM1917538v2, whole genome shotgun sequence includes:
- the LOC132634714 gene encoding methionine gamma-lyase-like: MADTLSQNKKRLGSDDQYDHQDDNFFVTKKQTKSSSLTWDDPAASLANARHVFGEHGGVNMSIEASATFTVMEPETMRRMFTGELGPDRDFFIYSRHFNPTVLNLGRLMAALEGTEAAYCTASGMSAISSVMLQLCSSGGHVVASRTLYGGTHALLTHFLPRACNITTSFVDIKDLEMVKEAIVEGKTNVLYFESVSNPTLTVANIPELSRIAHDKGVTVVVDNTFAPMVLSPAKLGADVVVHSITKYISGGADIIAGAVCGPASLVNSMMDLHQGSLMLLGPTMNPKVAFELAERLPHLGLRMKEHCKRALKYATRMTKLGLKVIYPGLEAHPDHALLKSMANKDYGYGGILCVDMVTEERANRLMNALQNFTQFGFMAVSLGYYETLMSCSGSSTSSELNNEEKELAGISPGLVRMSIGYNGSLEQKWSQLEKALSKMQEKMAF; encoded by the exons ATGGCAGATACATTGAGCCAAAACAAGAAGAGATTAGGTTCCGATGATCAGTATGACCATCAGGATGATAATTTCTTCGTAaccaaaaaacaaacaaaatcatCATCACTAACATGGGATGATCCAGCTGCATCGTTAGCTAATGCTCGCCACGTGTTCGGCGAACATGGCGGCGTTAACATGTCCATCGAAGCATCCGCTACGTTCACTGTTATGGAACCTGAGACGATGCGTCGTATGTTTACCGGTGAACTTGGTCCTGACCGTGATTTCTTTATTTACAGCCGACATTTTAATCCGACGGTGTTAAACCTAGGACGACTTATGGCGGCGCTTGAGGGTACTGAAGCTGCTTACTGTACGGCTTCCGGCATGTCGGCGATATCGTCAGTGATGCTACAGTTGTGTAGTTCAG GTGGACACGTGGTGGCTTCTCGTACTCTCTACGGTGGGACCCACGCCTTGCTTACGCATTTCTTACCGAGGGCATGTAACATAACGACGTCGTTTGTGGACATAAAGGATTTAGAAATGGTGAAGGAAGCAATAGTTGAAGGAAAAACAAACGTGCTGTATTTTGAGTCAGTATCGAATCCTACGTTGACGGTTGCTAACATACCGGAGCTGAGTAGGATAGCGCATGATAAAGGTGTAACGGTGGTGGTGGACAATACTTTTGCTCCGATGGTGCTGTCACCTGCGAAGTTAGGTGCTGATGTTGTTGTTCATAGTATTACAAAGTATATTAGCGGTGGAGCTGACATCATTGCAG GTGCTGTTTGTGGGCCAGCAAGTCTTGTGAACTCCATGATGGATCTTCATCAAGGGTCTCTTATGCTATTGGGTCCAACTATGAACCCAAAAGTGGCCTTTGAACTTGCAGAAAGACTTCCCCACTTGGGCCTGAGAATGAAGGAACACTGCAAACGGGCTTTGAAATATGCTACAAGGATGACCAAACTTGGGCTCAAAGTGATCTACCCAGGACTTGAAGCCCATCCAGATCACGCCCTTCTCAAGTCCATGGCAAATAAAGACTATGGTTATGGGGGAATTCTCTGTGTGGACATGGTAACCGAGGAACGCGCTAATCGTTTGATGAATGCCTTGCAAAACTTTACCCAATTCGGGTTCATGGCTGTGAGTTTGGGCTATTACGAGACACTCATGTCGTGCTCAGGCTCTAGCACGAGCAGTGAACTAAACAACGAAGAGAAGGAGTTGGCTGGGATTTCACCGGGATTAGTGCGAATGTCGATCGGCTATAACGGATCGTTGGAACAAAAATGGAGCCAACTCGAGAAGGCATTATCCAAAATGCAAGAGAAAATGGCCTTTTAG
- the LOC132634715 gene encoding embryogenesis-associated protein EMB8 — protein MARATIGIRHLKYLSNSPPPFHVTSTLTMSSNNVPLEVIGGAKDKFLSAFKSLNNNPYTASPIVAWNRHIETIFAAFFRSVPDVRLKRECLRTKDDGSVALDWVSGDDRLLPPDSPLLILLPGLTGGSDDSYVRHMLVRARNWGWRVVVFNSRGCGDSPVTTPQFYSASFLGDMYEVVAHVSNRYPAANLYAIGWSLGANILVRYLGQESHSCLLSGAVSLCNPFNLVIADEDFHKGFNNVYDRALANSLCRIFKKHALLFEDMEGEFNIPLAANAKTVRDFDEGLTRVSFGFKSVDDYYSNSSSSDSITNVCTPLLCIQAANDPIAPARGIPRKDIEENSNCMLIVTPKGGHLGWVAGPEAPRGCPWTDPHVMDFLEHLEHGKSASAACASDQGTLNSSVTDKFQHLDV, from the exons ATGGCTAGAGCCACCATTGGCATCCGCCATCTCAAATACCTCTCTAATTCCCCTCCTCCCTTTCACGTCACCTCCACTCTTACAATGTCGTCCAACAATGTTCCTCTTGAAGTCATTGGTGGAGCTAAAGACAAGTTTCTCTCTGCATTTAAATCCCTGAATAATAATCCCTACACTGCTTCTCCTATTGTTGCTTGGAATCGACATATAGAGACTATATTTGCAGCTTTTTTTAGGTCTGTTCCTGATGTTCGTCTCAAGCGAGAGTGTTTGAGGACTAAAGATGATGGCTCTGTTGCTCTTGATTGGGTTTCCGGCGATGATCGCCTGTTACCTCCTGACTCCCCGCTGCTCATTTTGCTT CCAGGTCTGACTGGGGGAAGCGACGACTCGTACGTGAGACATATGCTGGTGAGAGCTAGAAACTGGGGTTGGAGAGTTGTGGTGTTCAATAGCAGAGGCTGTGGAGATAGTCCTGTCACAACTCCCCAG TTCTATTCGGCTTCATTTCTTGGTGATATGTATGAAGTGGTGGCACATGTCAGCAACCGCTATCCAGCGGCAAATTTATATGCAATAGGCTGGTCTCTTGGAGCAAATATTCTTGTTCGCTACTTGGGACAG GAATCTCATTCTTGCCTTCTCTCTGGTGCTGTTTCCTTGTGCAATCCTTTCAATTTGGTCATTGCAGACGAAGATTTCCATAAGGGCTTTAACAATGTTTATGACAGAGCATTAGCAAATTCTCTGTGCAGAATTTTCAAAAA GCATGCTCTACTGTTTGAAGATATGGAAGGCGAATTTAATATACCATTAGCTGCCAATGCCAAAACTGTCAGAGACTTTGATGAAGGACTGACACGAG TTTCATTTGGATTCAAGTCTGTGGATGATTACTATTCTAACTCAAGCAGTTCAGATTCCATTACAAATGTCTGTACACCTCTGCTTTGTATCCAA GCTGCAAATGACCCAATTGCTCCAGCCAGAGGAATCCCTCGTAAAGATATTGAG GAGAACTCAAACTGTATGTTGATTGTCACCCCGAAAGGAGGCCATCTTGGCTGGGTGGCAGGTCCTGAAGCACCACGAGGATGTCCATGGACCGATCCACATGTGATGGACTTCTTGGAGCATTTAGAACATGGTAAATCTGCTTCTGCTGCATGTGCTAGTGATCAAGGGACTTTGAACAGCAGTGTTACAGACAAATTCCAACACCTTGACGTATAG
- the LOC132638839 gene encoding uncharacterized protein LOC132638839 yields the protein MASDKKPCQDERAGAEIVYGAEECLGHSVELLKELGFPMGVLALKDLEECGRVRETGFVWMKQKAPYEHYFVATKTLVSYGTEVTAYVEKGRMKKMTGIKSKQLFMWVPIVEMSIEDPAQNKIHFKTPLGIGKSFPLTAYMTDEEKQKYLEKVNE from the coding sequence ATGGCTAGTGATAAAAAACCCTGCCAAGATGAGCGTGCAGGAGCAGAAATTGTATATGGAGCTGAAGAGTGCCTTGGTCATTCTGTTGAACTCCTAAAAGAGTTGGGATTTCCCATGGGCGTCCTTGCTCTTAAAGACCTTGAAGAATGTGGCCGTGTTCGTGAAACTGGATTTGTGTGGATGAAACAGAAGGCTCCGTATGAGCATTACTTTGTCGCAACAAAAACTCTAGTTAGCTATGGCACCGAGGTCACTGCGTACGTGGAGAAAGGCAGGATGAAGAAAATGACTGGGATTAAGAGTAAGCAGCTATTTATGTGGGTGCCAATAGTTGAGATGAGCATTGAGGATCCTGCTCAGAATAAAATTCACTTCAAGACTCCTCTAGGAATTGGAAAGTCTTTTCCTCTCACTGCTTACATGACTGACGAGGAAAAGCAGAAGTATCTGGAGAAAGTTAACGAGTAG